A window of the Eleutherodactylus coqui strain aEleCoq1 chromosome 8, aEleCoq1.hap1, whole genome shotgun sequence genome harbors these coding sequences:
- the LOC136577532 gene encoding gamma-crystallin 2-like isoform X1: MGKIIFYEDRNFQGRFHESSSDCSELNSFFSRCNSIKVENGNWMIYERPNFTGQQYYVKRGEYPDCQHWYGLSDSIRSCHLIPQSVFILKHRGSFRIRIHEREDFRGQMMEFTEDCPHVNEEFNYHDIHSCNVLEGHWIFYDQPNYRGRQYYLKPGEYRRFTDWGAMNARVGSFRRISDMH, translated from the exons ATGGGAAAG ATTATCTTCTACGAGGACAGGAACTTCCAGGGTCGATTCCATGAAAGCAGCAGTGACTGCTCAGAACTGAATTCTTTTTTCAGTCGCTGTAACTCTATCAAAGTAGAGAATGGAAACTGGATGATCTATGAACGCCCCAATTTCACTGGTCAACAGTACTATGTAAAAAGAGGAGAGTACCCAGATTGTCAGCACTGGTATGGTCTGAGTGACTCCATCAGGTCCTGCCATTTAATCCCTCAG TCTGTATTTATTTTGAAGCACCGTGGCTCCTTCAGAATCAGGATCCATGAGAGGGAGGACTTCAGGGGTCAAATGATGGAGTTCACTGAAGACTGccctcatgtgaatgaagaaTTCAATTATCATGACATCCACTCCTGCAATGTGTTAGAAGGACACTGGATCTTCTATGACCAACCCAACTACAGAGGACGCCAATATTACCTGAAGCCTGGAGAATACAGAAGATTTACAGATTGGGGAGCCATGAATGCTAGGGTCGGCTCTTTTAGACGCATAAGTGACATGCACTaa
- the LOC136577532 gene encoding gamma-crystallin 1-like isoform X2, whose product MGKIIFYEDRNFQGRFHESSSDCSELNSFFSRCNSIKVENGNWMIYERPNFTGQQYYVKRGEYPDCQHWYGLSDSIRSCHLIPQHRGSFRIRIHEREDFRGQMMEFTEDCPHVNEEFNYHDIHSCNVLEGHWIFYDQPNYRGRQYYLKPGEYRRFTDWGAMNARVGSFRRISDMH is encoded by the exons ATGGGAAAG ATTATCTTCTACGAGGACAGGAACTTCCAGGGTCGATTCCATGAAAGCAGCAGTGACTGCTCAGAACTGAATTCTTTTTTCAGTCGCTGTAACTCTATCAAAGTAGAGAATGGAAACTGGATGATCTATGAACGCCCCAATTTCACTGGTCAACAGTACTATGTAAAAAGAGGAGAGTACCCAGATTGTCAGCACTGGTATGGTCTGAGTGACTCCATCAGGTCCTGCCATTTAATCCCTCAG CACCGTGGCTCCTTCAGAATCAGGATCCATGAGAGGGAGGACTTCAGGGGTCAAATGATGGAGTTCACTGAAGACTGccctcatgtgaatgaagaaTTCAATTATCATGACATCCACTCCTGCAATGTGTTAGAAGGACACTGGATCTTCTATGACCAACCCAACTACAGAGGACGCCAATATTACCTGAAGCCTGGAGAATACAGAAGATTTACAGATTGGGGAGCCATGAATGCTAGGGTCGGCTCTTTTAGACGCATAAGTGACATGCACTaa